The genomic window CGCAGCGTGTGCGTCCAGCGATCACCGTTGCCGACTTCCGCCAGAAATTCCTCGTCGAGCGGGGCGATCTCCTCTTCGATCATCTGCTTCACCGCAGCGTGGATCGGGATGAGCCGTTCCGTCATTCCAAGGTCCATGGCGCCCATCTCATCCTTCCTCCTCGGTTGTCCTTCGCTGTCTCCATCGACTAAGGATCGATGAGGACAAGGCGGAGGATGCATATGGCCTATCTGGAGGACCTCTTTACGGTCAAGGACAAGACGGCGCTCGTGACGGGTGGTGCAACCGGCATCGGACGCATGGTTGCGACGGCGCTCGTCCAGGGCGGCGCGCATGTCTACATCGCTTCGCGCAAGGGCGCGGACTGCGAAGCGGTCGCGGAAGAGCTCAATGGCCTCGGCGCGCCCGGACGGGCGGAAGGCTTTGCCGGCGATGTCGGCAGCGAGGAGGGCGTGAAGGCGCTTGCGGCGGAACTGGCGCAGCGCACCGACCGTCTGAATATCCTCGTCAACAATGCCGGTATTTCCTGGGGCGAGCCGCTCGAGACCTTTCCTCATGCCGCCTGGCAGAAAGTGATGAACGTCAATGTCGCGGGTCTTTTCACGCTGACGCGTGACCTCCTGCCGCTGCTCGACAAGGCTGCCAGCGATGCGGACCCGGCACGTGTCATCAATCTCGGCTCGGTCATGGGAACGGTGCCGCTCGCCGATGGCGCCTATTCCTATTCGGCGTCGAAGGCAGCGGTGCATCACCTCACGCGCATTCTCGCCAATGAATTCGCGGCACGTCGCATCACCGTCAACGCCTTCGCGCCTGGGCCTTTCCAGAGCAAGATGACGGCATTTGCCACCGGCACGGATGAGAAGGCCGACATCGTCGGTCGGGGCGTTCCGCTGGGGCGCATCGGTTCGCCGGACGATATCGCAGGCGCCACGCTCTATCTCTGCTCGAAGGCGGGCGCGTATATCTCGGGCGCAATCCTGCCGCTCGATGGCGGCATGTCCGCGCATGACAGCAACCGACTGTTCAAGGACTTCCAGTGATGGCGGCGGCGACGGATATCGTGGACATGCCGGACATCGATGCGCTGGAAGCGGTCCTCGCCGGCGAGATCGCGGGCTTCGACCGCATCAGCGAAATGCGCAAGTTCAACACTGGCCAGTCGAACCCGACCTATCTGATCGTCACCGCGGACCGCCGCTTCGTGCTGCGCGCCAAGCCGCCCGGGCAGCTCTTGAAATCCGCGCATCAGGTCGATCGCGAGTTCCGCGTCATGCGCGCGCTTGGCGGCACGGCTGTGCCGGTTCCAAGGGTCCACTACCTCTCGCCGGAGGACTCCGTCATCGGCCGGATGTTCTTCGTCATGGAGCATCTGGATGGCCGTATCCTGTGGGATCCGGCGCTGCCCGAACTATCCGCGCACGAACGTCAGGCAATCTATGACGCGATGGTCGAGGCGCTGGCCGCGCTGCACGATGTCGACATCGACGCTGCCGGTCTTTCCGATTTCGGGCGGCCCGGCAATTATTTCGAGCGCCAGCTGAAGCGCTGGAGCGAGCAGTACCGCGCAAGCGTCATCGATCCCATTACCAACATGGACGCGCTGATCGATTGGTTGTCCGAAAACCTGCCGAAGGATGATGGGCAGGTGTCGCTGGTGCATGGCGACTTCCGCATGGACAACATGATCTTTGCCAGGGACAGCGCGACGATCCTCGGCGTTCTCGACTGGGAGCTGTCGACACTCGGCCACCCCTACGCCGATCTCTCCTACCAGTGCATGCAGTTGCGGCTGCCGCATGACAGCACGTTCAAGGGGCTGGGTGGGCTGGATCGCGCCGCACTCGGCATCCCGAGCGAAGAGGAGTACGTTACGACCTATTGCCGGCTGCGCGGCATCGATCGCATCGACAATTGGCGCTTCTATCTGGCCTTCGCCTTCTTTCGCCTCGGCGCGATCCTGCAGGGCGTGCTGAGGCGCGCTGTCGACGGCAATGCGTCCAATCCGGAACGCGCGCGCGAAATGGGCCGCGCGATCCCGCTGATCGCTTCTGAGGCGATCGACGTGATCCGCAATGGGTGAGCGGTGCGGACCGTTCGCAGGCGCTGTCGTCCTCATCACCGGGGCGGCCGGCGGGTTCGGGCAGGCGATGGCGAAGCGCTTTGGCGATGCGGGAGCGCGTCTCGTTCTTGCCGATCGCGACGAGGCGCTGCTTGCCGAAAGCGCAGCCGGGCTGGATTGCGAAACGGTGCTGCTTAGCGGCGACATCATTCACGAAGAGACATCGGCATGTCTTGTCGCTGCGGCGCTCGACCGGTTCGGCGCCATCGATGTCGCCATCAACAATGCCGGGATCGCGACGGCCTTCAAGCCGCTGCATGAGGTGACGGCAGCGGAAGCAGAGCAGTTGATCGCCGTCAATCTTATGGGCGTCATCCATGGCATGCGGCATCAACTCCCGCCGATGCGCCTGCGCTTTGCCGAGACGGGCCGGCCCTCCGCCATCGTCAACATCGCTTCCATTGCCGGCGTCATCGGCGCCAATGGGCTCGCGGTCTACGCGGCGGCGAAGCACGGCGTCGTCGGACTGACGAAATCGGCGGCGCTCGAGAATGCCCGCCATGGCGTGCGGGTCAACGCGATCTGCCCGACATTTTCCCCAACCGCGATGGTGACCGAGACGATCACGAAAGGCGGCCCGGACGTGGATCTTCTGGCAAAAGGCATCCCGATGCGGCGGCTGGCGAGCGTCGAGGACGTGGTCGAAGCCGTGCTCTATGCGGCGTCACCTGCATCGAGCTTCATCACCGGCCAGACATTCAATGTCGACGGCGGCATCACCGCTGGCTAGGTTTTGTCGATGACCCATTCGAAGAGCGATCCGACCGTCAGGCTGCGCATCGTGCTCGGCCCCGACATCGCGTTCGGGCCCGGCAAGGCGGACCTGCTCGATGGGATCCGCGAGACTGGTTCGATCGCAGCGGCGGGCCGGCGCATGGGTATGAGCTACAAGCGCGCCTGGACGCTGATTGAAACGCTCAATCGAAACTTCTCCAAGCCACTGGTCGAAACATCCAAGGGCGGCTCAGAGCGCGGCGGCGCCGTGCTGACTGAAGCCGGGGAGGCGGCGCTTGCGCTCTACCGACAGATGGAGGCGCGGCTGGTCGCCGAGAGCGTCGCAGAGGTCAAGCAACTGAAGGCGATGCTCTCCGATATGTCCGAACGGAAATAACGGTTGCGCGGCCGCTTTATCTCTGGTTCCCTGCCGATATGTTCGTGAAAACCTATCGGGCAACTTTTCCCATGCTGACATCGCCTGCCATGCTCCGCCGTTTCACCGTCGGCGCGCTCGCGTATGCTGCGGTGATAGGCGCACAGTCCGCGCGCGCGGCGGAAGCGACACTTGCTGTTGCCGCGAATTTTGCCGAGGTGGCCGAGGTTCTCGTCGATGCGTTTGAAGCAGAAACCGATCACACGTTGAGGATCTCCGCAGGGTCGACCGGGCAGCTTTATGCGCAGATCATCAACGGTGCGCCGTTCGACGTGTTTCTTTCCGCAGACCAGCGCACCGTCGCGCAGCTGGAAGCCGAAGGGGGTGCGGCCGAGGGAACGCGTTTCACCTATGCGATCGGCAAGCTGACGCTGTGGAGCACTGACGGCGCGCTGATCGGAGATGACGGCGCGGCATTCCTTCAAGCCAACGCCTTCCGTGCACTCGCGATCGCAAATCCCGATGTCGCGCCCTATGGGCTGGCAGCGCGTCAGACGCTGGAAGCGCTCGGTCTTTGGGAGACGCTCGAGCCCAAGATCGTGCGCGGCGAAAACATCGGTCAGACCCACGCGATGGTTTCGACCGGTAATGCGGAAGCCGGCTTCGTCGCGCTGTCCTACGTGCTCAGCCCTTCCAATAAGCAGCCCGGCAGCCGCTGGGACGTGCCCCAGGAGTTTTATGAGCCGATCCGCCAGGATGCGGTCGTCACCGCGCGCGGCGCGGACAATGAGGCTGCGACTGCGTTTATCGCATATCTTGCCAGCGCGCCGGCAAAGGCCATTATCGAAGACTATGGCTACGCACAGAATAGGGCCTGATGCTGTCTTCAATCCCGCTTCCCGATCCCGGCCCGCTCATTCTCACGATGCAGCTTGCTGCCGTCACGACGCTCGTGCTGCTCGTGCTCGGCACACCGCTCGCGTGGTGGCTGGCGCATACACGCGCGCGCCTGAAGCCGGTGGTGGAGGCACTGACGGCACTGCCGCTGGTGCTGCCGCCCACCGTCATCGGATTCTATCTGCTGGTTCTAATGAGCCCGCGCGCGCCGCTCGGCGCGTTCTGGGTGAGCCTGACCGACACAACGTTGACCTTCTCTTTCATCGGTCTCGTGATCGCATCCGTTTTCTATTCGCTGCCCTTCATGGTGCAGCCGCTGCAGGCTGCATTCGAAGCGGTTGGAAAGGCGCCGCTCGAAGCGGCTGCAACCTTGCGGGCGGGGCCGCTCGACCGCTTCTTCTTCGTTGCCGCACCGCTGGCCGCGCGCGGGTTCCTCACGGCGATCGTGCTGACGTTCGCGCATACGGTCGGCGAGTTCGGCGTGGTGCTCATGGTCGGCGGCAACATTCCTGGCGAGACGCGCGTCATCTCGATTGCGATCTACGAGCATGTGGAAACGCTGCGCTATGCGGAGGCGCATGTCCTCTCGGCCATCATGCTGGTCTTTTCCTTCGTCGTGCTGATAACGGTCTATACGCTCAACCGCCGCTTTCCGCTGAAGACGGTCTGACGATGGCGATGCTCGACATTGGCATCGCGCGCCGCTTCGGCGCCTTCGATCTGAAGGTGGAAGAGGCGATCCCGCTTGCCGGCATCACGGCGCTTTTCGGCCATTCCGGCTGCGGCAAGAGCACGCTTCTGCGCATTCTCTCGGGTCTCGACCGCGAAGCGAATGGCCATGTGCGCTTCGACCGCGACATCTGGCAGGACAGCGCCACGGGGCAATTCGTGCCGACGGAGCGGCGTGGCGTCGGCTATGTGTTCCAGGATGCGCGGCTCTTCGATCATCTTTCGGTAAAGGGCAATCTGGCTTTCGCCGACCGCCGCTCGCGCAAGATCGGTGACAGGCCGACCTTCGATGACGTTGTCGATGCGCTCGATCTCGCACCGCTGCTCGACCGGTCGGTGACGGCGCTCTCCGGCGGCGAACGCCAGCGCGTCGCCATCGCCCGAACGCTGCTTTCGCGGCCGCGTCTGCTGCTGCTCGATGAGCCGCTCGCGGCGCTCGATGGCAGGCGAAAAGCCGAGATCCTGCCGCATATCGCCAGCCTGCCGCGCCGGTTCTCGATCCCGATCGTCTACGTCACCCATTCGGTGGAAGAGGTCGGGCAACTGGCCGACCGGATGATCGTGCTCTCAGCCGGTTGTGTCGCCGCTAGGGGGCCAGTCGAGGAGGTTCTTTCGCGCATTGATCTCGGGCCTCTCACGGGCCGCTTCGAGGCAGGTGTCACGTTGACGGCTCAGATTGTCGGCCATGATGCCGAGTGGGCGATGACCAAGCTCGATCATCGCGGCCAGCGGCTCCTCGTTCCGCGCATCGACGGCGCGATCGGCCAGATGGTGAAGGTCCGGCTGCGTGCCCGCGACGTGGCGCTCGCGACGGAGCGGCCGAGCGGGCTTTCGATCCGCAATGTTCTCTCAGGCACCGTGCGCCAAGTGGCAGCAGAGGCCGATACGGCCTATGCGGAAGTGCTGGTGGATGTGGCGGGTGTCGGCGTACGCGCCCGCGTCACGCGCATGGCCGTCGCCGGGCTCGGGCTCGCCGAAGGCAGGCCGGTTTTCGTGCTCGTCAAGTCGATCGCGATCGATCGCCCGGCTCAGACTTATCGCCAGGATGATGTCTGAGCCGAAGAGTGTGCTTTATTTCGGCGCCATGCGAAGCGCGCCGTCGAGGCGGATCGTCTCGCCGTTCAGCATTTCGTTGTCGAGAATGGCAAGCACGAGCTTGGCGTATTCGTCCGGCTTGCCGAGGCGCGAGGGGAAGGGCACCGAGGCACCGAGGCTTTTCTGCGCCGGCTCCGGCAGGCCGAGCAGCATCGGCGTTTCGAAAATGCCCGGCGCGATGCAGCAGACGCGGATGCCGATCTGCGCGAACTCGCGCGCGGCCGGCAGCGTCAGCGCCTTCACGCCACCCTTCGATGCGGCATAGGCCGTCTGGCCGATCTGGCCTTCATAGGCGGCGACGGACGCGGTGTTGATGATGACACCACGCTCGCCGCTTTCCGACACCGGATCGAGATTGGCCGCGCGCTCCGCCACGAGGCGCAGGAAGTTGAACGTGCCGATCAGATTGACCTCGATCGCCTTGCGGAACTCGTCGAGCGGCATGACGCCTGTTTTCGACAGAACCTTCTTGGCAGGCGCGATGCCGGCGCAGTTGACGAGGATGCGGGCCGGACCGTGGGCCTCTTCCGCCCGCTTGACGGCGTCTTCGGCCTGCTCGGCGCTCGAGACGTCGCAGCCGATGCCGATGCCAGCGATTTCGTCGGCGATCTGTTTCGCGCCCGCCTCATTGTGATCGATCAAAGCCACCTTGGCGCCTGCTTTCGCAAGTGCTCGCGCCGTCGCCGCACCCAGCCCGGACGCGCCGCCGGTGACGATTGCCGCTACTCCAGTGATGTCCATGATCCCGTCTCCTCGTAATTTCGTTGGACGGGTTCTATCGGCGTTACCGCGACGCTTGCAAGCTTCCGTTGCGCCAAAGAACGTGGCGTCAGTTGCGCACGACCAGGCAGAAGCCACCGGCGCGCCTGATGTCGGCGCACAGCGCCTGGCTTTCCTCGCGCGTATCGCGCCCAACGCGCACGGCCGTACGGCTGCGGCTGCCGAAGGAGCGGTTGCGCTCGGCCACGAAAATGGGCGTTTCGCCGGCGAGCGCCGGTGTTCGCGCTTGGACGCGGGTGAAGATGCGTTCGGCATTGGCACGGGAGAAGTCCGATCCCAACTGCACGCCCCACGGTTTCCAGTCCCCCGCAGCCATCCGCATCTCGCTCATGCGGCTGTTCTTGGCGAGCTCCAGGCAGGCTTGCGTGAATGGCACATCGGTGGCCAGTGCGAAGTCGAGATCGGCCGGAGGATCGTCGCGCCACTGCTCGACGCCGCGGCCGGTGATGATGTGAACATAGGCGCGCGTTTCGCCCGGCATGAAGGTGTCACCCGCCAAAAACCGGCGCGCGCGCTCCTCACCCGCATTGTAGCCGATCGCGGCAAGCCCCAGGCTGCCGAAGCGGTCCTTCATCTCTGCCAGGTAGTGCGCTGAACGTGCAAGAGCCTCCGCCGGGTTGAAGGGGTCCGAAAGTGCCCTGAGCCGCGCCGTCGAAGGAATGAATTGCGCAATACCCTGCGCGCCGGCGGGACTGACCGCATTCGGATCGAAACGACTTTCCTGCCAGATCAGCCGCGCGAAAAAGCCGGCTGGAAGATCGTGGCTCTCCGAAAGATGCTCGATGGTGCGGCAAATGTCCTCGGCGAAATGGTCGGAGCGGATACAGATATCAGCCGGCAGGCGGCCCGGCAGTGCCACCGCGTGGCGCCAGCCGCAGCGTGCCTCTTCGGCCACAGCATGGTGAGCGGACAGTTCGGCCGCCTTCGCGCCCGGTGCTGGCGCTACCACGACGAGAAGCGCCAGCATGAGGGCGCGCAGACAGAAAGGCATGAGGCTCATCGGGATCCGCCAGCTCGTTCGCGCAAGAATTCCTCGCTCCAGCTTTTCATGCAAGTATGAATAACGCCGCCTTAATCTTGTCGGCCTAACACTGCGACTTCACGTCGATCTGCCAGGCACCGCCGGTATATTCGACAGTTCTGATTTAATGCACGGGGCGTTCGCTTGCAGACCATCCTTCATTTCGCGCCGGTTCCGCTGCGCCGATTCCTCGCGCTCGTCTTGGCGGCAGTGCTTCTGGCCGGCTGTACCAGCACGACGCTAAAGGTGTCCACGCCGGTCGCCCCGCCGCCACTTTCGGAAAAATATGCCGCCATCGTCGTCGATGCGCATTCCGGCCAGGTGCTCTATCAATATGGCGCCGATACGCCGCGCCATCCGGCTTCGCTGACGAAGATGATGACGCTTTACCTGTTGTTCGAAGGTTTGCGCGATCGCCGCTTCGCTGAAACCACACCGATCCCGGTCTCGGCCTATGCGGCCGCGCGTCCGCCTACAAAGATCGGCTTCAGGGCAGGGGAGACGCTTTCGGTCGAGGAAGCCATCCTCTCGCTCGTCGTCAAGTCGGCCAACGACGTCGCCACCGCCGTTGCGGAATATCTGGGCGGTTCGGAGGAGGGCTTTGCGGGCGTCATGAATGCCAAGGCCCGCCAGCTCGGCATGGCCAGTACGATCTTCCGCAATCCGCATGGGCTGCCGGACAGTGCGCAGATCACCACGGCGCGCGACATGGCGGTGCTCTCGCTCGCCATGCGCCGCGACTTCGCACAATATTACCGTTATTTCGGCAACAAGGACTTCATCTATCGGGGCACGACGATCCGCGGTCACAATGAGCTGGTCGGTTCCATGCCCGGTGTCGACGGCTTAAAGACCGGTTACATCCGCGCATCCGGCTTCAATCTCGCAACGTCCGCCCAGGCCAATGGCCGCAGCGTGGTTGCCGTCGTGCTCGGCGGCAACACCGCCAAAGAGCGCAACGACCATATGCGCCAGCTGCTCGAGATCTACATGCCGCTTGCCTCGCGCGGGCGGTGAGGTTTCGCGAAACCCACGCGCTCGCCAATTCCCCATTGAAGCGGAGCGCGCCATCGTCTATCACCAATCCCGCGCGGATCACGCTTCGCGCCGGCACCCGTAGCTCAGCTGGATAGAGCGCTGCCCTCCGAAGGCAGAGGTCACAAGTTCGAATCTTGTCGGGTGCACCAGTTTTCTATCATTTTTACAACAGCTTAGCAATCAGCGGTTTGTCGGCGCACCTCGCTCTAATAGCTCACGGAAGCACCACGGAAGCAGTTGGAAGCAGGTTTCTGCCTAGGCAAGGTGTAATTTTCGCTAGCGCTTGATCATCCGGGCCCCATGCCATTGCTAAGCGCTGAGGCTTGCGAACTGCCATTGCTCTCTGGGCTATGAACCGATGGCTGGGGCTTGGATCTTTCAGGAAGCGGTGCTCGCGTCTGCGGACATCTCATCACGAGCCATGGTTCCAGGATGGCAAGCATCAGCGACAGCGGGGCAATGTTTCGCGGGCGCATAGGGCACCGGCTAAGACAGTGCCAATAACTTCGCGACTGCGGCCCGGATCGCTGCATGATGTGAGTACCGGCGGGTGTTGGGGCGTGTGGCACCTACGACCAGTCTAAAATGCTGATCGACGACGGCAAGCCATTTTGTTGCTGCGCGCCGAAACGACAGCCGCCGGATTTACATCGTTCTGTCCGACTCGTGTCGGGCC from Georhizobium profundi includes these protein-coding regions:
- a CDS encoding phosphotransferase; this encodes MAAATDIVDMPDIDALEAVLAGEIAGFDRISEMRKFNTGQSNPTYLIVTADRRFVLRAKPPGQLLKSAHQVDREFRVMRALGGTAVPVPRVHYLSPEDSVIGRMFFVMEHLDGRILWDPALPELSAHERQAIYDAMVEALAALHDVDIDAAGLSDFGRPGNYFERQLKRWSEQYRASVIDPITNMDALIDWLSENLPKDDGQVSLVHGDFRMDNMIFARDSATILGVLDWELSTLGHPYADLSYQCMQLRLPHDSTFKGLGGLDRAALGIPSEEEYVTTYCRLRGIDRIDNWRFYLAFAFFRLGAILQGVLRRAVDGNASNPERAREMGRAIPLIASEAIDVIRNG
- a CDS encoding winged helix-turn-helix domain-containing protein, with the protein product MTHSKSDPTVRLRIVLGPDIAFGPGKADLLDGIRETGSIAAAGRRMGMSYKRAWTLIETLNRNFSKPLVETSKGGSERGGAVLTEAGEAALALYRQMEARLVAESVAEVKQLKAMLSDMSERK
- a CDS encoding lytic transglycosylase domain-containing protein, which encodes MSLMPFCLRALMLALLVVVAPAPGAKAAELSAHHAVAEEARCGWRHAVALPGRLPADICIRSDHFAEDICRTIEHLSESHDLPAGFFARLIWQESRFDPNAVSPAGAQGIAQFIPSTARLRALSDPFNPAEALARSAHYLAEMKDRFGSLGLAAIGYNAGEERARRFLAGDTFMPGETRAYVHIITGRGVEQWRDDPPADLDFALATDVPFTQACLELAKNSRMSEMRMAAGDWKPWGVQLGSDFSRANAERIFTRVQARTPALAGETPIFVAERNRSFGSRSRTAVRVGRDTREESQALCADIRRAGGFCLVVRN
- a CDS encoding SDR family NAD(P)-dependent oxidoreductase, whose product is MDITGVAAIVTGGASGLGAATARALAKAGAKVALIDHNEAGAKQIADEIAGIGIGCDVSSAEQAEDAVKRAEEAHGPARILVNCAGIAPAKKVLSKTGVMPLDEFRKAIEVNLIGTFNFLRLVAERAANLDPVSESGERGVIINTASVAAYEGQIGQTAYAASKGGVKALTLPAAREFAQIGIRVCCIAPGIFETPMLLGLPEPAQKSLGASVPFPSRLGKPDEYAKLVLAILDNEMLNGETIRLDGALRMAPK
- a CDS encoding SDR family NAD(P)-dependent oxidoreductase; translated protein: MGERCGPFAGAVVLITGAAGGFGQAMAKRFGDAGARLVLADRDEALLAESAAGLDCETVLLSGDIIHEETSACLVAAALDRFGAIDVAINNAGIATAFKPLHEVTAAEAEQLIAVNLMGVIHGMRHQLPPMRLRFAETGRPSAIVNIASIAGVIGANGLAVYAAAKHGVVGLTKSAALENARHGVRVNAICPTFSPTAMVTETITKGGPDVDLLAKGIPMRRLASVEDVVEAVLYAASPASSFITGQTFNVDGGITAG
- the modA gene encoding molybdate ABC transporter substrate-binding protein; this translates as MLTSPAMLRRFTVGALAYAAVIGAQSARAAEATLAVAANFAEVAEVLVDAFEAETDHTLRISAGSTGQLYAQIINGAPFDVFLSADQRTVAQLEAEGGAAEGTRFTYAIGKLTLWSTDGALIGDDGAAFLQANAFRALAIANPDVAPYGLAARQTLEALGLWETLEPKIVRGENIGQTHAMVSTGNAEAGFVALSYVLSPSNKQPGSRWDVPQEFYEPIRQDAVVTARGADNEAATAFIAYLASAPAKAIIEDYGYAQNRA
- a CDS encoding D-alanyl-D-alanine carboxypeptidase family protein, whose product is MQTILHFAPVPLRRFLALVLAAVLLAGCTSTTLKVSTPVAPPPLSEKYAAIVVDAHSGQVLYQYGADTPRHPASLTKMMTLYLLFEGLRDRRFAETTPIPVSAYAAARPPTKIGFRAGETLSVEEAILSLVVKSANDVATAVAEYLGGSEEGFAGVMNAKARQLGMASTIFRNPHGLPDSAQITTARDMAVLSLAMRRDFAQYYRYFGNKDFIYRGTTIRGHNELVGSMPGVDGLKTGYIRASGFNLATSAQANGRSVVAVVLGGNTAKERNDHMRQLLEIYMPLASRGR
- a CDS encoding SDR family oxidoreductase, yielding MAYLEDLFTVKDKTALVTGGATGIGRMVATALVQGGAHVYIASRKGADCEAVAEELNGLGAPGRAEGFAGDVGSEEGVKALAAELAQRTDRLNILVNNAGISWGEPLETFPHAAWQKVMNVNVAGLFTLTRDLLPLLDKAASDADPARVINLGSVMGTVPLADGAYSYSASKAAVHHLTRILANEFAARRITVNAFAPGPFQSKMTAFATGTDEKADIVGRGVPLGRIGSPDDIAGATLYLCSKAGAYISGAILPLDGGMSAHDSNRLFKDFQ
- the modB gene encoding molybdate ABC transporter permease subunit, producing MLSSIPLPDPGPLILTMQLAAVTTLVLLVLGTPLAWWLAHTRARLKPVVEALTALPLVLPPTVIGFYLLVLMSPRAPLGAFWVSLTDTTLTFSFIGLVIASVFYSLPFMVQPLQAAFEAVGKAPLEAAATLRAGPLDRFFFVAAPLAARGFLTAIVLTFAHTVGEFGVVLMVGGNIPGETRVISIAIYEHVETLRYAEAHVLSAIMLVFSFVVLITVYTLNRRFPLKTV
- the modC gene encoding molybdenum ABC transporter ATP-binding protein; this translates as MAMLDIGIARRFGAFDLKVEEAIPLAGITALFGHSGCGKSTLLRILSGLDREANGHVRFDRDIWQDSATGQFVPTERRGVGYVFQDARLFDHLSVKGNLAFADRRSRKIGDRPTFDDVVDALDLAPLLDRSVTALSGGERQRVAIARTLLSRPRLLLLDEPLAALDGRRKAEILPHIASLPRRFSIPIVYVTHSVEEVGQLADRMIVLSAGCVAARGPVEEVLSRIDLGPLTGRFEAGVTLTAQIVGHDAEWAMTKLDHRGQRLLVPRIDGAIGQMVKVRLRARDVALATERPSGLSIRNVLSGTVRQVAAEADTAYAEVLVDVAGVGVRARVTRMAVAGLGLAEGRPVFVLVKSIAIDRPAQTYRQDDV